Proteins encoded in a region of the Diabrotica virgifera virgifera chromosome 4, PGI_DIABVI_V3a genome:
- the LOC114329324 gene encoding serine-rich adhesin for platelets isoform X23 — MNNMTLALVFAILFIGGISTATNKEIVQQLRHNALCLQAGFSCPAVDSQTSVYFPLADCTKFCQCSNGVPYLHNCPPGLHFNPSLNVCDYPAQAGCTGEGVVVSTTTTTTTTTTTTPAPTTTTTTTTTPAPTTTSAPTTTSTSTTAPTTTTPTTTTSAPVTTTRTTTTPAPSTTSGPITSTTAATTIKVDNLCLQQNIACPAVDGPDSVYFSHSNCSKFCQCSNGVPYEHTCPEGLHFNAKLNICDWPQNAGCSGTDVTQPTVEPTTITTANSSTATNSTTESSTTVSSTTTTQETPQDTTTLSDNICIRENIICPVVDGPNSVYAAVSDCTKFCQCSNGYPYQQNCPVGLHFNPKLNVCDWPEDAGCTGGTTAVTRTAQSTTSTTTVSSTSETTITTEEVTTQRVKNGTEICLENNIVCPVIDGPDSVYAALPDCTRFCQCSNGLPYLHSCPHGLHFNPNLNVCDWPEDAGCTGGTTTTEINITQNETTEKTTTIIVTSTNAEASTTQDTSNGPQNTTKICLQHGIQCPKIDGPNSIYGALPDCTKFCQCSNGIPYLHRCPVGLHFNPTLSVCDWPEDAGCVGEVTTEKTTENITSDATTENISTVPSNTTTSDTASSEASTNNYNTNSADASTPSVSTPASRDNTTTENTTQDITSDVTTENISTVPSNATTSDTVSSEASTNNYNTNSTDAITPSVSTPPSRDITTIENTTQDITSDVTTENISTVQSNATTSDTASSEASTNNYNTNSTDAIAPSVSTPASGDNTTTENTTQNITSEATTENISSVPSNTTTSEPTTEASTNNDNNSTAISTEGTTANTPTESNITEENTSASNSTEGNTTENSSTKDTTTEVSSTSEEHTSDGSTTVAPRNETSLCLRSNIVCPAIDGAESVYASLPDCTKFCQCSNGVPYLQHCPAGLHFNPTLNVCDWPEDAGCTSGNNSTSISTEGTTASTQTENNSTEKSTSASNSTEGNTTENNNAQNNTTEISTTQASITSDTSVDVTQDNSNSSTTPQDGLELCIKHDVVCPEVDGPVSVYARLPDCTKFCQCSNGVPYLHHCPLGLHFNPSLNVCDWPEDAGCNNVIDVTESTSKEGSTSTATTEYNEVTTKNNTTNESTDSTDVPNTTESQTKTTTGENVTDNVTTEDNISSSTTGDVDETSADNRTTDEGTTENNTDVPSTMESETETATGDNVTDNVTTEENISSSTTGDVEETSADNKTTDEGTTENDTDVTSTTDSQTETSTGDNVTDNVTTEDNISSSTTGDVEETSADNRTTDEGTTENNTDVSSTTESQTETATGGNVTDNVTTEENISSSTTGDVEETSTDNRTTDEGTTENNTDVPSTTDSQTETSTGDNVTDNVTTEENISSNTTGDVEETSTDNRATDEGTTANNTDVPSTSDSQTQTTTDDNVTDNVTTEENISSSTTSDMEETSADNRTTDEGITEKNTDVPSTTDSQTETSTGNNETDNVTTEENISSSTTGDVEETSADNRTTHEGTTENNTDVPSTSDSQTQTTTDDNVTDNVTTEENISSSTTSDVEETSADSRTTDEGTTENNTDVPSTTDSQTETSTGDNKTDNVTTEENISSSTTGDVEETSADNRTTDEGTTENNTDVPSTSDSQTQTTTDDNVTDNVTTEENISSSTTSDVEETSADNRTTDEDTTENNTDVPSTTDTQTEISTDDNVTDNVTTEDNISSSTTGDVEETSADNKTTDESTTENNTDVPSTTNSQTEISTDDNATDNVTTEDNISSSTTGDVEETSADNRTTDEGTTENYADVPSTTKSQTETTTGDNVTDNVTTEENISSSTRGDVEETSADNRTTDEGTTENYTDVPSTTDSQTETTTGDNVTDNVTTEENISSSTTVDVEETSADNRTTDVGTTENYTDVPSTTNSQTETTTGDNETDSVTTEENISSSTTADVEDTSADNRTTDVGTTENYTDVPSTTDSQTETTTGDNVTGNVTTEENISSSTTGDVEETSADNRTTDEGTTENYTDVPSTAKTTTENNIDEKTTSASNSTEESSNTDVTTTEAIGSSTDNTNDDANNTTTLAPGNGTAICLQNNVVCPAIDGPDSVFASVSDCTKFCLCSNGVPYLYKCPGGLHFNPSLNVCDWPENAACTNNNNDTTSTEATVTTEGTNADETTTEISTTESNAAVNGTETCLRNNVVCPVVDGYDSVYAALPDCSKFCLCLNGVPFEHQCSDGLLFNPRSNACDWPQRTSCSGDNNVTTSAVPAVSTEYLTEEETTVHSSSTSNGENNVTGSVVPAVSTEDLTEEETTAQSSSTSNGENNVTGSAVPAVSTEDLTEEDTTVQSSSTSEESRNELPVGSEECLQNNVVCPAVDGKFPVYAALPDCTKFCQCSNGAPYLYNCPGGLHFNPSLNVCDWPEDAGCERSI; from the exons ATGAATAATATGACTTTGGCTTTAGTTTTTGCGATTTTATTTATCGGTGGAATATCTACTGCTACAAACAAAg aaattGTCCAACAATTAAGACACAATGCCCTATGTCTTCAGGCTGGATTTT CTTGCCCTGCAGTAGACAGTCAAACATCGGTTTACTTTCCATTAGCAGATTGCACCAAGTTCTGTCAATGTTCCAACGGAGTTCCATATCTACACAATTGTCCGCCGGGGTTACATTTCAATCCAAGTCTTAACGTTTGTGATTATCCTGCGCAGGCTGGATGTACCGGTGAAGGGGTTGTAGTAAGTACAACAACTACTACTACAACTACTACTACCACTACGCCGGCTCCAACTACTACCACTACGACTACCACAACACCTGCTCCTACTACTACTTCGGCGCCGACCACCACCTCTACTTCAACTACTGCTCCTACAACAACAACTCCCACTACCACTACTTCTGCCCCAGTAACCACCACTAGGACGACCACAACACCTGCTCCCTCCACTACATCGGGACCAATTACTTCAACAACTGCTGCTACAACTATAAAAGTTGATAATTTATGTCTTCAGCAAAACATAG CTTGTCCAGCAGTTGATGGACCAGATTCCGTCTATTTCTCACATAGCAATTGTTCTAAATTTTGCCAATGTTCCAACGGTGTGCCATATGAACACACTTGTCCAGAAGGTcttcattttaatgcaaaattGAATATTTGTGATTGGCCACAGAATGCAGGATGTAGTGGAACAGATGTAACTCAACCGACTGTTGAACCTACCACAATTACAACTGCCAATTCTTCGACAGCTACAAACAGTACAACTGAAAGTTCAACTACAGTTTCGTCTACTACGACCACGCAAGAAACTCCTCAAGACACTACAACTCTTAGTGATAATATTTGCATTCGTGAAAATATAA TTTGTCCTGTTGTTGACGGACCAAATTCAGTGTACGCAGCTGTATCAGATTGTACCAAATTTTGCCAATGCTCAAATGGTTACCCATACCAGCAGAACTGTCCAGTAGGTTTACACTTTAATCCAAAACTGAACGTCTGCGACTGGCCTGAAGATGCTGGTTGTACTGGAGGTACCACCGCAGTCACTAGAACTGCTCAAAGTACTACTTCCACAACAACTGTAAGTAGCACAAGCGAAACCACAATAACTACAGAGGAAGTTACAACTCAGAGAGTTAAAAACGGAACTGAAATTTGCCTTGAAAATAATATAG TATGTCCTGTTATCGATGGTCCTGACTCAGTATATGCAGCTTTACCAGATTGTACCAGATTCTGCCAATGTTCAAACGGCCTACCATATTTGCACAGTTGTCCACATGGTTTACATTTTAATCCAAATCTAAACGTATGCGACTGGCCTGAAGATGCAGGATGTACCGGTGGTACTACCACCACAGAAATAAATATTACGCAAAATGAAACGACTGAAAAAACAACCACAATCATTGTAACAAGCACTAACGCAGAAGCTAGTACCACTCAAGATACTTCTAATGGACCacaaaatacaacaaaaataTGTTTACAGCATGGTATCC AATGTCCCAAGATAGATGGTCCTAATTCCATCTATGGAGCATTACCTGATTGCACCAAATTTTGTCAGTGTTCAAACGGAATACCATATCTGCATAGATGTCCAGTTGGATTACATTTTAACCCTACTCTGAGTGTGTGTGACTGGCCTGAAGACGCAGGATGTGTTGGTGAGGTCACAACAGAAAAGACAACTGAAAATATTACCAGTGACGCAACCACTGAAAATATATCAACTGTACCATCAAATACTACCACTTCTGACACAGCTTCATCTGAAGCAAGCACCAATAATTATAATACAAATTCAGCTGATGCTAGTACTCCCTCTGTGTCAACCCCAGCAAGCAGAGATAATACTACTACAGAAAACACAACTCAAGATATAACCAGCGATGTAACCACTGAAAATATATCAACTGTACCATCAAATGCTACCACTTCTGACACAGTTTCTTCTGAAGCAAGTACCAATAATTATAATACAAATTCAACTGATGCAATTACTCCCTCTGTGTCAACCCCACCAAGCAGAGATATTACTACTATAGAAAACACAACTCAAGATATAACCAGCGATGTAACCACTGAAAATATATCAACTGTACAATCAAATGCTACCACTTCTGACACAGCGTCATCTGAAGCAAGTACCAATAATTATAATACAAATTCAACTGATGCAATCGCTCCTTCTGTGTCAACCCCAGCAAGCGGAGATAATACTACTACAGAAAACACAACTCAAAATATAACCAGTGAGGCAACTACTGAAAATATATCAAGTGTACCATCAAATACTACCACTTCTGAACCAACCACTGAAGCAAGTACTAATAATGATAATAATAGTACTGCCATCAGCACTGAAGGTACAACTGCTAACACTCCAACTGAAAGTAATATCACAGAAGAAAATACGTCTGCAAGTAATAGTACTGAAGGTAATACAACAGAGAATAGTAGCACAAAGGATACTACTACAGAAGTAAGTTCAACGAGTGAAGAACACACCTCCGATGGTAGTACGACTGTCGCTCCACGAAATGAAACATCATTATGTCTTCGAAGTAACATTG TTTGCCCTGCAATAGATGGAGCAGAATCAGTTTACGCTTCTCTACCGGACTGTACCAAATTCTGTCAGTGCTCAAACGGAGTACCTTATCTTCAACATTGTCCAGCTGGCCTACACTTTAATCCTACACTAAATGTGTGCGATTGGCCAGAAGATGCAGGCTGCACAAGCGGTAATAATAGTACTTCTATCAGCACTGAAGGTACAACTGCTAGCACTCAAACTGAAAATAATAGCACAGAAAAAAGCACCTCTGCTAGTAATAGTACCGAAGGAAATACAACCGAAAATAATAACGCACAAAATAATACCACCGAAATATCTACTACACAAGCCAGTATTACAAGTGACACTAGCGTAGATGTAACACAAGACAATTCTAACAGTAGTACGACTCCACAAGATGGGTTAGAACTATGTATTAAACACGACGTTG TTTGCCCTGAAGTCGACGGACCAGTTTCAGTTTATGCCCGCTTACCAGACTGTACCAAATTCTGTCAATGTTCTAATGGGGTACCGTATCTGCATCATTGTCCACTAGGTCTACATTTCAATCCTTCACTAAATGTTTGTGATTGGCCAGAAGATGCAGGTTGTAATAATGTAATAGATGTAACTGAAAGTACTTCAAAAGAAGGCAGCACTTCTACTGCCACAACAGAATATAATGAGGTCACTACTAAAAATAATACTACCAACGAAAGTACCGATTCCACAGATGTCCCCAATACTACGGAGAGTCAAACCAAAACTACTACTGGCGAAAATGTAACTGACAATGTTACAACAGAAGATAATATTTCTAGTAGCACAACAGGTGATGTAGATGAAACAAGCGCTGATAATAGAACCACGGACGAAGGTACTACTGAAAACAACACAGATGTCCCCAGTACTATGGAAAGTGAAACCGAGACTGCAACTGGTGACAATGTAACTGATAATGTTACCACAGAAGAGAACATTTCTAGTAGCACAACAGGTGATGTGGAAGAAACAAGCGCTGATAATAAAACCACAGACGAAGGTACTACCGAAAACGACACAGATGTCACCAGTACTACGGACAGTCAAACCGAGACCTCAACTGGTGACAATGTAACTGATAATGTTACCACAGAAGATAATATTTCTAGTAGCACAACAGGTGATGTGGAAGAAACAAGCGCTGATAATAGAACCACGGACGAAGGTACTACTGAAAACAACACAGATGTCTCCAGTACTACGGAGAGTCAAACCGAAACTGCAACTGGTGGAAATGTAACTGATAATGTTACCACAGAAGAGAACATTTCTAGTAGCACAACAG GTGATGTGGAAGAAACAAGCACTGATAATAGAACCACTGACGAAGGTACTACTGAAAACAACACAGATGTCCCCAGTACTACGGACAGTCAAACCGAGACCTCAACTGGTGACAATGTAACTGATAATGTTACCACAGAAGAGAACATTTCTAGTAACACAACAGGTGATGTGGAAGAAACAAGCACTGATAATAGAGCAACCGACGAAGGTACTACTGCAAACAACACAGATGTCCCCAGTACTTCGGACAGTCAAACTCAGACTACCACTGATGACAATGTAACTGATAATGTTACCACAGAAGAGAATATTTCTAGTAGCACAACAAGTGATATGGAAGAAACAAGCGCTGATAATAGAACCACGGACGAAGGCATAACTGAAAAAAACACAGATGTCCCCAGTACTACGGACAGTCAAACCGAGACCTCAACTGGTAACAATGAAACTGATAATGTTACCACAGAAGAAAATATTTCTAGTAGTACAACAGGTGATGTGGAAGAAACAAGCGCTGATAATAGGACCACGCACGAAGGTACTACTGAAAACAACACAGACGTCCCCAGTACTTCGGACAGTCAAACTCAGACTACCACTGATGACAATGTAACTGATAATGTTACCACAGAAGAGAATATTTCTAGTAGCACAACAAGTGATGTGGAAGAAACAAGCGCTGATAGTAGAACCACGGACGAAGGCACAACTGAAAACAACACAGATGTCCCCAGTACTACGGATAGTCAAACCGAGACCTCAACTGGTGACAATAAAACTGATAATGTTACCACAGAAGAAAATATTTCTAGTAGTACAACAGGTGATGTGGAAGAAACAAGCGCTGATAATAGAACCACGGACGAAGGTACTACTGAAAACAACACAGACGTCCCCAGTACTTCGGACAGTCAAACTCAGACTACCACTGATGACAATGTAACTGATAATGTTACCACAGAAGAGAATATTTCTAGTAGCACAACAAGTGATGTGGAAGAAACAAGCGCTGATAATAGAACCACGGACGAGGACACAACTGAAAACAACACAGATGTCCCCAGTACTACGGACACTCAAACCGAGATCTCAACTGATGACAATGTAACTGATAATGTCACCACAGAAGATAATATTTCTAGTAGCACAACAGGTGATGTGGAAGAAACAAGCGCTGATAATAAAACCACAGACGAAAGTACTACTGAAAACAACACAGATGTCCCCAGTACTACGAACAGTCAAACCGAGATTTCAACTGATGACAATGCAACTGATAATGTTACCACAGAAGATAATATTTCTAGTAGCACAACAGGTGATGTGGAAGAAACAAGCGCTGATAACAGAACCACCGACGAAGGCACAACTGAAAACTACGCAGATGTCCCCAGTACTACGAAGAGTCAAACCGAGACTACAACTGGTGACAATGTAACTGATAATGTTACCACAGAAGAGAATATTTCTAGTAGCACAAGAGGTGATGTGGAAGAAACAAGCGCTGATAACAGAACCACGGACGAAGGCACTACTGAAAACTACACAGATGTCCCCAGTACTACGGACAGCCAAACCGAGACTACAACTGGTGACAATGTAACTGATAATGTAACCACAGAAGAGAATATTTCTAGTAGCACAACAGTTGATGTGGAAGAAACAAGCGCAGATAACAGAACCACGGACGTAGGCACTACTGAAAACTACACAGATGTCCCCAGTACTACGAACAGTCAAACCGAGACTACAACTGGTGACAATGAAACTGATAGTGTTACCACAGAAGAGAATATTTCTAGTAGCACTACAGCTGATGTGGAAGATACAAGCGCTGATAATAGAACCACGGACGTAGGCACTACTGAAAACTACACAGATGTCCCCAGTACTACGGACAGTCAAACCGAGACTACAACTGGTGACAATGTAACTGGTAATGTTACCACAGAAGAGAATATTTCTAGTAGCACAACAGGTGATGTGGAAGAAACAAGCGCTGATAATAGAACCACGGACGAAGGCACTACTGAAAACTACACAGATGTCCCCAGCACTGCAAAAACTACTACTGAAAATAATATTGATGAAAAGACTACATCTGCAAGCAATAGTACCGAGGAAAGTAGTAACACAGACGTTACTACTACAGAAGCTATCGGTTCAAGCACAGATAACACAAATGATGACGCTAACAATACTACAACTCTTGCTCCAGGAAATGGAACAGCCATATGTCTTCAAAACAATGTTG TTTGCCCTGCAATCGATGGACCAGATTCAGTGTTCGCGTCTGTATCTGATTGTACCAAATTTTGTCTATGTTCAAATGGAGTTCCTTATCTTTACAAGTGTCCAGGAGGTCTACACTTCAATCCTTCACTAAACGTATGTGATTGGCCTGAAAATGCTGCATGCACAAATAATAATAACGATACAACTTCTACAGAAGCAACGGTAACAACGGAGGGTACAAATGCAGATGAAACTACAACTGAAATAAGTACCACTGAAAGTAATGCTGCTGTAAATGGAACTGAAACTTGTCTCAGAAATAATGTTG